The Blattabacterium sp. (Cryptocercus kyebangensis) region TAATTCCTATCGAACATATTTTCTTATATTTACCGTTTTTTTTCTTTAACCAAACTCCAGTTTTTCCTTTTTCTCGTTCCCCTTTTATTCCATGATTTTTTAAAAAATGGATAATTACTTCTTCTAAGAAACGTAGATATTTGTGAATATCAGTAAAAAAATAGTCCATATTTAAAATGGGGTATACCACTAATTGTCCAGGACCATGATAAGTTATATCTCCTCCTCTATCTGTTTGATAAAATGTAGCATCTATTTTTTTTAAAAAATCCGATGATACTAATAAATGTTTATATTTTCCATTTTTTCCTATAGTATATACATGTGGATGCTCTACAAATAGTAAATATCCTGCTATTTCTTTTTTAGTATGAAAAAATCTATTTTTTACTTTTTTTTGGATAATATCATCAAATAATATTTTTTGATATTTCCAAGTTTCTTGATATTCTTTTTTTCCTAAGTCTTCGAAAAAGAGTATTTTTTTTTTCATAATTTTTTAATTTTGAAAAATTAATAATACAATAAAAAAAACAAATGTACCTTCGTGTTGTTTTTATAAACGTACAATTCTCTGCATGAAATATTTTTATGCCTAATTTATCAGAACAACAAATTATACGTAGAAAAAAATTAAATCAACTAAGACTATTAGGGATAAATCCTTATCCTCCAGAGGAATATTTCATTAAAAACACTATTTTTGATATAAAAAAAAATTTTATAGAAAAAGACCCCATAAGCATAGCTGGACGTTTAATACGTTTGAGAATTTTAGGAAAAGCTTCGTTTGGAGAAATGAAAGACCACACGGGATGTATACAAATATACTTTAATAAGAATCATTTTTACTCAGAAAAAATGGGAAAAGAGGAATCCTACAATATTCTTTTAAAAAAACTTATAGATATAGGAGACATTATTGGAGTGAAAGGTCTTTTATTTAAGACAAAAATGGATGAAATTACTATACATGTCCATAGATTAACTATTTTATCTAAATCTTTACGACCATTGCCACAAGTAAAAATAGATAAAAATAAAAAAATATATGATGCTTTTTCTAATACAGAACAACGTTATCGCATGCGTTATGTAGATCTTATTGTGAATGATCATGTTAGAAAAATTTTCTTAAAACGGACTCGTATAATACGAGAAATTAGAAATTTCTTAGACGATAAAGGTTATTTAGAAGTGGATACTCCTATTCTACAATCTATTCCAGGTGGAGCTGTAGCTCGTCCTTTTATTACCTATCATAATTCACTTGGAATTCCATTGTATTTACGTATTGCTAATGAACTTTATTTAAAAAGACTAATAATTGGTGGATTTCACGGAGTCTATGAATTTTCTAAAAATTTTAGAAATGAAGGAATGGATCGTATTCATAATCCAGAATTTACTGTATTAGAACTTTATGTTGCTTATAAAGATTATTATTGGATGATGAAATTTACAGAAGAACTTATGAAGTGTATTTACAAAAAAGTTCAAAAAGAGGATAAGGACATTTTAATAGAAAAAAATAGTATTAATTTTAAAACTCCATTTCCACGAATCCCTATATTGGATTCTATTCAAACACATACTGGATTTGATCTTAGAGATATGGAAGAGGAAGAGTTAAGAAAAGTTTGTAAAAAATTGCATATAGAGATGGAGGAAAATATAAAAATTAGCAAAGCTAAAATGATTGAAAACATTTTTGAAGAAAAATGCGAAAAAAATTACATAAATCCTACTTACATTATCGATTTTCCTATAGAAATGAGCCCTTTAACGAAAAAACATCGTCATAAAAAAAATTTGTCAGAACGTTTTGAACTTCTTATAAACGGACAAGAAATTGCTAATTCTTATTCAGAACTTAATGATCCTATAGATCAACTTGATCGTTTTAGAGAACAAATAAAATTATCCGAAAAAAATACAGATGAATCTATGTTTCTTGATAAAGATTTTATACGAGCTTTAGAATTTGGTATGCCTCCTACTGCAGGTATTGGAATTGGAATAGACCGATTGGTCATGTTATTTACGAATAAAAGTTCTATTCAAGAAGTATTATTTTTTCCGCAAATGCGACCAGAAAAGAAATAAAATAAATAGGTCTATTCTAAACCTAATACTTTTAATCCGTTTTTTGTAGAAATTTCAACCAAATGGTCTATGTCATAATAATGACAAGCTTCTAACATAACTCGTAATTCTATCCAAAGATTTCCATCAGAAAAAGGTTTGTATATATCGCATATATTATCTGTTCCAAAAGCCACTATAATTCCTTCAGGAATCATTTCATCTACTGGAGTAATAGAATTATGGCTAGGTGTCAACCGTTCACTTCTAGTATGGTCAATCCAAGCAATAGGACAAGATATTACCATTAAATTAGCTTTTTTCATTAATCTATATATTTCATAACGATATTTTCTATCATGTGCTGCTAAAGAAATACTATGTATGGCTACTACCTTTCCTTGCATACCATGTTCAATAGTTTTTTTTGCTAGTTTTTCAGTTTCTTTTTCTTCACTTGTATTAAATTGATCTACATGTACATGTACTAATTTTCCCTTTTTTTTAGCTGTTTTTAATAATACATCTAGATGTTCATTTTCTTTTCCATAATCTTTAGCAGGTAATCCACCAATGATATCTACAAATTCTACTGATTTATCGAACCAATATTTAGATTTTTTATTCAAAACCCCTTTAAGTAGTTGATTTGCAAAACGAATATGGATTGAATTTCCATAATTATTTCTCAATTTTTTAGCAGCTTTTAATGCCCGGTCTTCAATAATTTCATCCACATCAATAAAAGTACATAAAGCTTGTGTCCCTTGTTTTAAAAAGTATTCCAAAGCTTTTTCCATTCTAATATAAATGTCTTCTTCTGTAGCTAAACGTTTCATTTCATCAACTAAATACCATTTTTTATTAAGGGAATAATAAGAATATTTAAAATTTTTTTTCGTTAGAGTATAAGCTCTATCCAAGTGAGAATGCGCATTTACCCATCCTCCTTTTTTTTTTACTTTTTCAATAAAATTTTTTTTAGGATTCATCTTTATTTTTTTTAATTGGTATTTTATAATAAAAAAATCTTAAATATTGGAAATCCAAATAACTTTTTTGGTAATGAAAAATGGTTCTCTAAAATAATTCATTAGAGGATATTCTACCGCATGAGGAAATTTTTCTAATTCTTTAGAAAGGTCACCTCCTTTTAGATATAAGGATCCATTTTTAATTATATAGTTGGATTTGTATCTAAATTTATTTTTTATCCATTTTTGAGTTTTGGATATTTTTGTTACAAATCTGCTAACCACGAAATCAAATCTATATTCTAATTTTTCTGCACGTATACAAATAGCATGTGCATTTTTTAATTGTAGATCATAGATTATTTTCTCTACAATTTTAATTTTTTTTCTAATGGAATCAACCAATATAAATTTTGTATTAGGAAAAATTATAGATAAAGGGATCCCTGGAAATCCACCTCCTGTACCTAAATCCATAACAAAGGATCCAGGGTAAAAAGGAAAAACTTTAGCAATTCCTAAACAAAAAAGAACATGCTGTTGATAAAAATTATAGAATGTTTTTCTAGAAAGAAGATTGACATAAGTATTCCAATATTCATATAAATTTTTTAAAGAATATAATTGATGTATTTGATGATCCAATAGATTTGGAAAATACTTTTTAATTAATTCCATATGGATAAATGAATACAAATTTATTTAGATTTGCAATCATTTCAAATTATCTATCCATGAAAAATAGATTATTATCCAAACGTTTACAAAATATATCTTATTCGCAAACTTTAGCTATGTCTAATAAAGCTAGAAAATTAAAAAATAAAGGGTATGATATTATTAACTTAAGTTTGGGAGAACCAAATTTTTATCCACCAAATTTTGTTTTAAACGATGCTAAAAAAGCTATTGATGAAGGGCTCTATCATTACTATACTCCCGTATCTGGATATTTAGAACTTAGAGAAGTAATATGCAAAAAATTTTATCGTGATAATGGATTGAAATATTTTCCATCTCAGATTGTGGTTTCTACTGGTGGAAAACAATCTATTATGAATGTTCTTTTATCTTTACTTAATCGAAAGGATGAAGTTATTATTCCAGCACCCTATTGGGTAAGTTATTATCAAATGGTGAAATTATGTGAAGCGATTCCTGTGATTATTCCAACAATTATGGAAAAAAATTTTAAAATTAATCCAAAAAATTTAGAAGAATCTATTACACCAAAAACAAAATTATTTATTTTAAATACACCATGTAATCCTACAGGAAGTGTTTACTCTTATAAAGAATTAAAAAATTTAGTAGATATTTTTAAGAGACATCCAAAAATAATTATTCTTTCTGATGAAATTTATGAACACATTTGTTACTCAGGAAAACATATTAGTATTGCCAGTTTTACTGATATTTATGATAGAGTAATAACCCTAAATGGATTATCTAAAGCTTTCTCTATGACTGGATGGAGAATTGGGTATATTGGAGCTCCGGAATGGATTGCTAAGTCTTGTGATAAAATACAGGGACAAATAACTTCTTGTGCTAATTCTATCGCACAACGTGCAGCTATTTCTGCATTAAACGCTTCACCAATTGAAATAGAATATATGATCAAGGAGTTTAAAAAAAGAAGAAATTTAGTTTTGGATATGATGAAGGAAATTCCTGAATTTCAAATAATAAATAAACCAAATGGAGCTTTTTATGTATTTCCAAAAGTTTCAGATCTTTTTGGAAAAAAGTTCCATGGAAGAATTATTAAAAATTCGGAGGATTTATCTTCTTTTTTTCTTGAAAAAGCTCAAGTTTCCACTGTTAGTGGAAGTGCTTTTGGGGATAATGAATGTTTACGTATTTCTTATGCTTCCACAGAAGATAAAATTATAGAAGCCCTTACAAGGATAAAAAAAGTATTAAATTAATTTAATTTTGGGTGGAAGACCGGATTCGAACCGGCGCCCCTCAGAACCACAATCTGATGCTCTAAACCAACTGAGCTACATCCACCATTTATTCGTGTATAGTAATACTCTAACAAATATAGACAATCAATTAATTTATTGACAAAAACTTTCTATAATTTTTTTGCAATAATAGATAAGATCACTATATATCCACCTTATTATGGCCTCTCTTTCTTGAATAGGATACAAAAGGTGAACATTTGCACCTGCATCTAGTGTAAAATAGATGTTTTTTTTGCTTTGTTTTCTAAAATCCCATACTTTATGAAGTACGTGAAGGGTATTCGGTCTCATCCATAAAAAATAGGGATTAGAGGTCATGATCATAGCATGAAGATTTAAAGATTCATGTTCTATTAATTCTCCAAATTTTGTAAAATCTCCTATTTTTAATATGGATATCAGTCTATCCATATTTCTATTAGCACATTTTAATCTTTCCTTAGCATAAGGATGGTTATTCATTAATTGATGTCCTTTTGAACTTAAAATTTTTTTAGGTTCTTCATCTATTACCAAAATAGTATCCCCCATTTTTGTAAATATTGGGTGTATCTTATAGGGATAAGGGATAGAATAAAGATTATTACTCCCTTTTATTGATTTATGTTTTCCCCAAACTACAAGTCCAGGATATATAGATCTACAAGCACTTCCAGATCCTAATCTAGCTAAAAAAGAAGCTTTTTTTAAAAAAAAATCTTCTTTTAAAGAAGAATCTAATTTTTTTTCTATTTCCATAATACATAAAGCTAAAGCGCTCATGGAAGAAGCAGAAGAAGCAATTCCACTACTGTGTGGAAAAGTATTATCGGTTTTTATAACAAAATTAAAATATCGCAAATAAGAACAATAAAATGATATTCTATGAAAAAATTCCAAAATTTTGGGAAGAAAATTAGTTTTTTCTTTTCCAGAAAAGAAAATTCTTATAGATCTTTTTTTTTTTTATCTCTAAGATGATAAATTAGTCTTGTTACCGTGTAAACCTCTCCTAGAGAATAACTAATAGACGAATTCAACGGTATTTGAATTTTATTTTTTTGTTTCCCCCAATATTTTATTAGAGCTATGTTTGAATGGCTCTTTTTGGTTACTACTCCATTTGAAACTATAGAATAGTTTTTTTTCTTATAAAAGAAACAATTACTTTTCAAAAGTTCTGTAAAAAAATACGATTAAATTTATTAACTTTATAAACCGTTATCACGGTTTTTTTTTATATAATCTAACATTTTTTCATCATCTAATTCTCCTTCGGAACGAGCAATGACGCAACTAGCTAATCCGTTTCCTATAACATTTACGGTAGTACGAGCCATATCCATTAATTCATCTATTCCTATAATCGCTAATATAGGCCAAGTAGGTAGACCAAAAGAAGAAACAGTTGCTAAAAGAATTACTAAAGAGGCTCTAGGGACTCCAGCCACACCTTTACTAGTTAAAATTAAAGTTAAACCTATAAATATTTGCTGACTAAAACTTAAAGGGATTCCAGAAGCTTGCGCTACAAAAACAGTGGCTAAAGATAAATAAAGAGTAGTTCCATCTAAGTTAAAGCTATAACCTGTAGGAATCACAAAAGCAATAATTTTCCTTGGAACACCTAATTTTTCTAAATTTTCCATAAGAAGGGGTAAAGCAGATTCGGAACTTGTAGTGGCAAACGCTAATGATACAGGCTCCATTAAAGCTTTTACAAATCCCCTTAAAGGAACTTTAATCCATAAAAGAATGGGAAATAAAACCACTATCAAAAATATTAACAAAGCAATATAAAGTGTAAATAATAACTGAAAAAGATTATATAATATATCCAAACCCATATGTCCTACTGTATAAGCTATAGCAGAACCGACTCCGATAGGGGCAAAATACATGATTATCTTAGTAAATTTAAACATGATCTCTGAAATACTCTCTGTAAATGACAATATAGGTCTACGTTTTTTTTCATCTAAAAAAAGCATAGATATTCCGAAAATTACGGAAAAAACAACAATAGGCAATACATCTCCATGATATATAGATTTAATGAAATTTTCTGGAAATACGTGAAGAATGGTATCTTGCCAAGTTTTACTTTCTACTTTTGGAAATTGATGTGAAGTTATTCCTGAAGGCATAACAATTCCCACTCCAGCTTGAGAAACATTAATGGCAATAAGACCAATGAACAAGGCTAAAGTAGTAACTATTTCGAAATACAATAAGGATTTCCACCCCATACTTCCTAATTGTTTAATGTTAGAGTGACTGGCTATACCAACTACCAAAGTGGAAAATAATATTGGAGCTATAATAGTTTTTATAAGTCTCAAAAATATTTGAGATAAAAATCTCAATTCTACAGCAATTTCAGGGTGATCTATACCGAATTCTATTCCTATGATTATGGATAATAAGATCCAAGTGGTTAAGTCTTTTTTCAAAAAAGCATAAAATATGAAAATAGAAATAACGAAATATCTAAACAGGCAAAGAGTTAATTTATCTAATCCAAAAAAGTTTTTTGATAAGTGAATAAACACGTATGCGAAAAAACTTAAAAATGCTATTAGTAAAATTTTTTCTTTTTTTACTTTCATTCCAATACTCATTTTGTAAAATTCAACATCTATAAAAGGATAATCGGTAACAGACCCGTAGGGACTCGAACCCCAACTAACAGAACCAAAATCTGCTGTGCTACCGTTACACAACGGGTCTATGAAAAATGTAAATATATACCATTTTTTTTCAAAAACATTACAATTATGGATAAGGATATTTTTTGGGATGATAGGATCCATCTAGAAAATTTACGAATAGACTCCCATATAAAATAGGAAAAAAAATTAGTTAGTATATTAGAAAGGGAAAAAACGATATTTTGAATAGATTAAAAAAAAATTTTTTTAGAATATAAGTTTTTTTGATCATTACCAGAATTCATCAAATTATGTCTGTAAAAATACGTTTAAAAAGAATTGGAAAAAAACATAGGCCTATTTACCATATAGTTGTAGCCGATTCTCGTTCCCCACGAAATGGGAAATTTATTGAAAAAATAGGGACTTATAATCCTAATACGAATCCTCCTTCAACAGTATTAAAAATGAAAAATGCTGTATCATGGTTGATCAAAGGGGCACAACCTACTGATACGGTAAGATCCATTTTTTCTAAAAATGGAGTATTACTAAAAAAACATTTATTAGAAGGAGTTAAAAGAGGAGGATTAAGTGAGGAAGAAGTTCATCAAAAATTTCATATTTGGAAAAATAAGAACTTATCATAGAGGATATAGAAAGAGAACATGGTAATTTTATTTTAAAGTTATAGTTCCATAGAAGAATCTTTTATAGAAAAGGGGCCTATACGTTCTCTTCTTAAAGAAAGAAGATAGGCACCACTTTTTATCTCTATTCCGAAATCTTGGGCTATAGATCGAATATAAGTTCCTTTTCCACATTCTATAAAAAATTTGATATAGGGTATTCCAATTTTTAGGATATGAAATTTATAAATTTTTACTCGTCTAGGTTTCATATTTTTTATTTTTTCCCCTTTTCTAGCATATTCATAAAATCTCTTTCCTTCTATTTTTAATGCTGAAAAATAGGGTGGAAATTGATCTATTTCACCAATAAATTTTTGAGATATTTTTTGAATAAGTTCAGAATTTATGTGGGAGGTAGAAGAAAAATTATATTCTTTTGTTTCTGAATCAAAAGATGGAGTGACACATCCCATTTTTATAATACCTGTATAAGTTTTCTTATAATTTTGAATAGAATCTACTTTTTTTGTGTATTTTCCTGTAAGAATAATTAAAAGACCTGTAGCAAGAGGATCTAGAGTTCCAGCATGTCCTATTTTTATTCTATTATAAAAACCAATCATTTTTTTCTTAATTCTTTTAACTACTTCAAAAGAAGTCCATCCCCAAGGTTTATCTATTAATAAGAGCTTCCCATTTTCAAATTCTGAAAAATTTTTTATCAAAGCTTTTCAATTGGTTTAATAAAATAATGTATCATAATGAATAGAAGGCCCAAAATAATTCTATAATATCCGAATATTTTAAAATTATTTTTTTTTAGATAGGACATAAAGCATTTTATGGATAAAATTCCTGTAATAAAAGCTACTATATTTCCAACTAATAATAATTTTATATCTTCTTGTAAAAAAAATTTATTATCTATAAAAAATCTACGAAAATTAAATGAAAAACTGAAATACTTGAATTGAAAGTAATGGTCAAATAATTTTTTACATGTAGCAATGAAAATAATAGGAAAAGATAAAAAAAAAGAAAATTCAATAGCCTTTTTTCTTTTAATGTTTTGTAACATACAAGATACTATAGTAGTCGCACTTCTAGATACTCCAGGAATAATAGAAAAACATTGACCTAATCCAATAATAAAAGCTTTAAAATAAGTTATTCTGTAATCTTTTTTTTTAGAAAAATTTTTTTCATAAAAATTTTCCACTATCAAAATAACTATTCCTCCTATAAAAAGAGAAATAGATACCATAAGTGGATTTTCTAAAAAAAAATTTATTTTATTTTTTAATAAAAAACCAAAAATAAATATGGGGAAACTAGCTATAAAAATCTTTAAATAAAAATCCCATTTTTGAAAAAAAAACTTTTTTCCATATAAAAAAACTAACGAAAAAATAGCTCCAAGTTGAACAGATATTAGAAATAATTTTGTTATCTTTTTCTCTAGAATTCCCATTAAGGAAGATGCAAGTATCATATGTCCTGTAGAAGAAATAGGAAAAAACTCTGTAATTCCTTCAATAATTCCTAATAGGATTGACTGAATATAATTCATAAATTATTAACTAAACATCAATTTTTGCATGTATCGCATTTTTTTCTATGAAATTTCTACGTGGTGGAACTTCATCACCCATAAGAATGGAGAATATTTTATCTGCCTCCGAAATATTTTCTATATTAATCTTTCGTAAGGTTCTTTTTTTAGGATTCATAGTCGTTTCCCAAAGTTGTTCTGCATTCATTTCTCCTAATCCTTTGTAACGTTGTATGTTGACCTTATTTCTCCTTCCTCCTAATTTATGAATAATATTTTCTCTTTCTTGATCACTCCAAGCGTATTGAGAACGATTACCTTTTCGGATTAAATAAAGTGGAGGCGTAGCAATATAAATATGTCCTTTTTCTATTAATGGTTTCATATAACGAAAAAATAAGGTTAAAATCAAAGTAGAAATATGACTACCATCTATATCCGCATCTGTCATAATAATAATTTTATTGTATCTAAGTTTTTTTATATTTAAATTTTTTTTATTTTCTTCTTTCTCAATAAAAACTCCTAAAGAGGTAAATATATTTATTATTTCCTCATTTTCAAATATCTTATACTCCATTGCTTTTTCTACATTTAGAATTTTTCCTCGTAAAGGTAATATAGCTTGAAAATTTCTATCTCTACCTTGTTTAGCAGTACCCCCTGCAGAATCTCCTTCTACCAAATAAATTTCGCAATTTTCTGGATCATTGAATGAGCAGTCAGCTAATTTTCCAGGTAAAATATTATTGTAGATTGGATTTTTTTTTTGGATCAATTCTCGCGCTTTTTTGGATGCTTGACGAGCTTTAGCCGCTAATATTACTTTATCGATAATCTTTTTTCTATCATTAGGGTTTTCTTCTAGATAACTGTTCAACCTTTCCCCAACAAATTTTTCTACAATTCCTCCTACTTCATGATTGCTTAATTTTGTTTTAGTTTGTCCTTCAAATTTTGGTTCCATAACTCTTATAGAAAGAATAACTGTAATTCCTTCTCGAAAATCATCTCCCGTAAATTCTATTTTATCTTTGTTGGATAAAAGGCCATATCCATCAGTGTATTTCTTTAACGTTCGGGTTAAGGCTCTTCGAAATCCAGAAAGATGAGTTCCTCCATCATAAGTATGAATATTATTAACATAAGAATAAATTCTTTCTTTGAAAGAAGTATTGTATTGCATAGCTACTTCTATAATGGTATTTTCTTTCTCCCCTTCAAAAGAAATAATATTTTTTGTTAAGGATTCTTGATTTTTATCTAGAATAGAAAGATATTCTTTTAATCCATTTTTAGAGAAAAAGTATTCTTTTTTTTGGATTTCTATGTTATTCCTTTCGTCTTTTAAAAATAAGTGTAGTCCTTTATTTAGAAAAGATAATTCTTGCAAACGTGTGAATAATATGTTATAATCATATGTTATAGAACTAAAAATAGAATTATCAGCTATATAATATATTTTGGTCCCTCTCTTATTAGTGTTTCCTAAACACTTTACATCATAAAGGGCTTTTCCTTTAAAATATTCCTGTTGGTAAATTTTTCCGTTACGATAAATGGTAACAATAAGGGTTCTAGATAAGGCATTTACACAGGAAATTCCTACACCATGTAATCCTCCAGAAACTTTATAGGAATTTTTATCAAATTTTCCACCTGCTCCAATTTTAGTCATTACCACTTCAAGAGCTGATTTTCCTTCTTTTTTATGAATTTCTATTGGAATTCCACGACCATTATCAATAACTGTAATAAATCCATTTTTATGAATTGTAACCAATATTCTATTACAAAAACCTGCTAAGGATTCATCTACAGAATTATCTATCACTTCGTAGACCAAATGATGTAAGCCTCTCATCCCTATGTCTCCAATGTACATGGAAGGTCTCATCCTTATATGTTCAATTCCTTCTAAAGATTGTATACTATCTGCAGTATAATCTGTTTTTTTACTCATAATTACGAATTTTATTAGAAATTTTTTCTAAAAAATTTATAGTTTTATATTTGATTTATCTATTTGATAAAGATAGAAAAAATATAAAAAATGTGATCACGTGAAAATTGGGAAAAAAGAGACTAATAGAGAAATAGAAAATTTTACCTCAGGGAAAGATTCGGAATTGGATCTACTTTTAGCTCCACATGATATCATTGGAACGATAGCTCATGTGATTATGTTAGAAAGTATTGGATTATTATCTAAAAAAGATTTAGAAATTTTAATTAAGGAATTACGTTACATTTATATAAACGAAATACTAACAAATAATTTTCAAATAGATGAAGGGATAGAAGATGTTCATTCTCAAGTAGAATTTTTGTTAACCCATCGATTAGGAGAAGTAGGAAAAAAAATTCATAGTGGAAGATCTAGAAATGATCAAATATTGGTAGATTTAAAACTTTTTATTCGTACAGAAATCAAAGAAATTGTATCAATGGTTTATT contains the following coding sequences:
- the gyrB gene encoding DNA topoisomerase (ATP-hydrolyzing) subunit B yields the protein MSKKTDYTADSIQSLEGIEHIRMRPSMYIGDIGMRGLHHLVYEVIDNSVDESLAGFCNRILVTIHKNGFITVIDNGRGIPIEIHKKEGKSALEVVMTKIGAGGKFDKNSYKVSGGLHGVGISCVNALSRTLIVTIYRNGKIYQQEYFKGKALYDVKCLGNTNKRGTKIYYIADNSIFSSITYDYNILFTRLQELSFLNKGLHLFLKDERNNIEIQKKEYFFSKNGLKEYLSILDKNQESLTKNIISFEGEKENTIIEVAMQYNTSFKERIYSYVNNIHTYDGGTHLSGFRRALTRTLKKYTDGYGLLSNKDKIEFTGDDFREGITVILSIRVMEPKFEGQTKTKLSNHEVGGIVEKFVGERLNSYLEENPNDRKKIIDKVILAAKARQASKKARELIQKKNPIYNNILPGKLADCSFNDPENCEIYLVEGDSAGGTAKQGRDRNFQAILPLRGKILNVEKAMEYKIFENEEIINIFTSLGVFIEKEENKKNLNIKKLRYNKIIIMTDADIDGSHISTLILTLFFRYMKPLIEKGHIYIATPPLYLIRKGNRSQYAWSDQERENIIHKLGGRRNKVNIQRYKGLGEMNAEQLWETTMNPKKRTLRKINIENISEADKIFSILMGDEVPPRRNFIEKNAIHAKIDV